A stretch of Vespula vulgaris chromosome 15, iyVesVulg1.1, whole genome shotgun sequence DNA encodes these proteins:
- the LOC127069350 gene encoding mitogen-activated protein kinase kinase kinase 12 isoform X3 → MRTPAEAEKIAQPEMFNLESQEPVTSSEVNQVILSTSHPEAHIFTNSMLCIQEELGQLSGIAGGPIINDTQVQIHNSNQTNSDSNSNCSEFATKCTSGSVSLDAQRSSWVEGILGCMRPVWTMLSKAAVNEKIKGHQTDDWEIPFESISELKWLGSGAQGAVFSGKLNKEVVAVKKVREPRETDIRHLRKLNHPNIVQFKGVCTQAPCYCIIMEFCPYGPLYDLLRAGEPVPPTRLVSWSKQIAAGMAYLHSHKIIHRDLKSPNVLIGQGEVVKISDFGTSREWNEISTRMSFAGTVAWMAPEIIRNEPCSEKVDIWSYGVVLWELLSGEIPYKDVDSSAIIWGVGNNSLHLPIPASCPEGYRLLVKQCWAAKPRNRPSFKHIEIHLGIAAVEVLCTKSDEYFKSQQSWKKEIRVHMKQMQSNSSSSPRFEADLIRRREDELRHAQDIREHYERKLERTNNLYLELSAVLLQLEQRERDVIKREQQSGYKQCKKRLVHPLLKAQERLYRRRNPTIQFSTSSTPTTPSSPVDYPLSPAKATTFTQLNEANQPETVLASNNNNFKQWKYRHRRVGSGCGVNCSPRSSPHRERKSNEITARLVDNQTQTDLTDISGNVVSSIKNSMNSSITEKSSIDGIDARSMAEHSIEYFNGNPILSDTHCKMQSSSCSSPDPEHENNTNGNERLADCSDDDNLETLGRKVTEIINANRLISPMDNGNCDEVIKSHSRGKDEPTKLPANYCSVTSTLNISQEQSENRVRSCSEFVNTLCDREEDDACEESWSDEEGEDPNYTYSYSLRRRSIARRPIGPGCRLRRFKQATVRIEGVLASDEENTSEYSHPPSSQSSTLESNPDVQRVLRNIHHSQKRKGIHDGSDSSSQSETDEVSEITIASQPNNANVIRLKSNI, encoded by the exons ATGCGTACTCCTGCTGAAGCCGAGAAGATAGCCCAACCTGAGATGTTCAATCTCGAATCTCAGGAACCAGTCACTTCGTCCGAAGTGAACCAAGTCATCTTATCCACTTCTCATCCAGAGgcacatatatttacaaatag CATGCTATGCATTCAGGAAGAGTTAGGTCAACTAAGTGGAATCGCAGGAGGACCAATTATTAACGATACGCAAGTTCAAATACACaatagcaatcaaacgaattcGGACAGCAACAGTAATTGTAGCGAATTTGCAACAAAATGTACCTCAGGATCTGTTAGTTTAGACGCTCAAAGATCGAGCTGGGTGGAAGGAATATTAGGATGTATGCGACCCGTTTGGACTATGCTATCGAAGGCTGCtgtcaatgaaaaaattaaaggacATCAAA ccGATGATTGGGAAATACCGTTTGAATCCATTAGTGAACTTAAATGGTTGGGTTCTGGAGCTCAGGGAGCAGTTTTTAGCGGTAAATTGAACAAAGAGGTGGTAGCTGTTAAAAAAGTAAGGGAACCACGTGAGACTGATATACGGCATTTACGAAAATTAAATCATCCGAATATAGTACAATTTAA GGGAGTGTGTACTCAAGCACCGTGCTATTGCATAATTATGGAGTTTTGCCCATATGGACctttatacgatttattaagAGCTGGGGAACCAGTCCCACCTACCAGATTAGTGTCTTGGTCGAAACAAATTGCAGCAGGAATGGCTTATCTTCATTctcataaaattatacatagaGATCTCAAAAGTCCAAA TGTTCTAATAGGTCAAGGAGAAGTCGTGAAAATCAGTGATTTTGGTACTAGCAGAGAATGGAATGAAATTAGTACCAGAATGAGTTTTGCTGGAACCGTTGCATGGATGGCTCcagaaataattagaaatgaaCCTTGCTCAGAAAAAGTTGATATATGGTCTTACGGTGTCGTACTCTGGGAATTATTAAGCGGAGAAATACCTTACAAAGATGTTGATTCATCGGCTATTATTTGGGGTGTAGGAAACAACTCTCTTCATTTGCCCATTCCGGCGAGTTGTCCAGAAGGGTACAGATTACTTGTGAAACAGTGTTGGGCAGCTAAACCTCGTAACAGGCCTTCCTTCAAACATATTGAAATTCATCTTGGTATTGCAGCTGTGGAAGTGCTCTGTACAAAATctgatgaatattttaaatcacAA CAAtcttggaaaaaagaaataagggtTCATATGAAACAAATGCAATCAAATAGCTCCAGTAGTCCTCGATTCGAGGCCGATTTAATTAGACGAAGAGAAGATGAATTGAGGCATGCTCAGGATATAAGAGAACATTATGAACGTAAACTTGAACGTactaataatctttatttgGAATTAAGTGCTGTGTTATTGCAGCTGGAACAGCGTGAACGAGACGTAATAAA AAGAGAACAACAATCGGGATACAAACAATGTAAAAAACGTCTTGTACATCCGCTTTTGAAAGCACAGGAAAGATTATATCGTAGAAGAAATCCCACGATACAGTTTTCAACCTCCTCAACTCCCACTACGCCATCATCTCCTGTTGATTATCCGTTAAGCCCTGCTAAAGCAACCACTTTTACACAGTTGAACGAAGCGAATCAACCAGAGACTGTATTAgcatcgaataataataattttaagcaATGGAAATATAGACACCGAAGAGTTGGATCTGGTTGTGGTGTGAATTGTAGTCCAAGATCGAGTCCTCATCgtgagagaaag AGCAACGAAATAACGGCGAGGCTAGTCGATAATCAGACTCAAACAGATTTAACGGATATAAGTGGAAATGTCGTGAGTTCCATTAAAAACTCAATGAATTCTTCGATAACAGAAAAATCTTCGATAGATGGTATCGATGCGCGGTCTATGGCTGAACACTCTATAGAATATTTCAATGGGAATCCAATTTTGTCTGATACTCATTGTAAAATGCAGTCTAGTTCTTGTTCTAGTCCAGACCCTGAGCacgaaaataatacgaatggAAATGAACGATTGGCAGACTGCAGTGACGACGATAATCTTGAGACTCTCGGTAGAAAAGTGACGGAAATTATAAATGCTAATCGCCTTATTTCGCCTATGGATAATGGAAATTGTGACGAAGTAATAAAATCACACAg CAGGGGTAAGGATGAGCCTACGAAACTGCCAGCGAACTATTGTTCTGTCACGAGTACTTTAAATATATCACAAGAACAGTCTGAGAATAGAGTGAGGTCCTGTTCGGAATTTGTAAATACTCTGTGCGATCGTGAGGAGGATGATGCTTGCGAGGAAAGTTGGTCcgacgaagaaggagaagaccCAAATTATACTTATAGTTATTCTCTTAGACGTAGAAG TATTGCAAGAAGGCCAATTGGTCCAGGTTGTAGATTAAGAAGATTTAAACAAGCAACCGTTAGAATAGAAGGAGTATTGGCCTCTGATGAGGAGAATACTTCAGAATATTCACATCCTCCGTCCAGTCAATCCTCTACATTAGAAAGTAATCCTGACGTTCAAAGGGTCCTTCGCAATATTCATCATTCACAAAAG AGGAAAGGAATACATGATGGTTCGGATTCTTCAAGTCAGTCGGAAACGGATGAAGTCAGTGAGATTACTATTGCATCTCAACCAAACAATGCTAACGTAATAAGGttgaaaagtaatatatag
- the LOC127069350 gene encoding mitogen-activated protein kinase kinase kinase 13 isoform X1, whose protein sequence is MDRENVCRWDAEKKAIFRMIHEKLSSREEALFVQIIMRTPAEAEKIAQPEMFNLESQEPVTSSEVNQVILSTSHPEAHIFTNSMLCIQEELGQLSGIAGGPIINDTQVQIHNSNQTNSDSNSNCSEFATKCTSGSVSLDAQRSSWVEGILGCMRPVWTMLSKAAVNEKIKGHQTDDWEIPFESISELKWLGSGAQGAVFSGKLNKEVVAVKKVREPRETDIRHLRKLNHPNIVQFKGVCTQAPCYCIIMEFCPYGPLYDLLRAGEPVPPTRLVSWSKQIAAGMAYLHSHKIIHRDLKSPNVLIGQGEVVKISDFGTSREWNEISTRMSFAGTVAWMAPEIIRNEPCSEKVDIWSYGVVLWELLSGEIPYKDVDSSAIIWGVGNNSLHLPIPASCPEGYRLLVKQCWAAKPRNRPSFKHIEIHLGIAAVEVLCTKSDEYFKSQQSWKKEIRVHMKQMQSNSSSSPRFEADLIRRREDELRHAQDIREHYERKLERTNNLYLELSAVLLQLEQRERDVIKREQQSGYKQCKKRLVHPLLKAQERLYRRRNPTIQFSTSSTPTTPSSPVDYPLSPAKATTFTQLNEANQPETVLASNNNNFKQWKYRHRRVGSGCGVNCSPRSSPHRERKSNEITARLVDNQTQTDLTDISGNVVSSIKNSMNSSITEKSSIDGIDARSMAEHSIEYFNGNPILSDTHCKMQSSSCSSPDPEHENNTNGNERLADCSDDDNLETLGRKVTEIINANRLISPMDNGNCDEVIKSHSRGKDEPTKLPANYCSVTSTLNISQEQSENRVRSCSEFVNTLCDREEDDACEESWSDEEGEDPNYTYSYSLRRRSIARRPIGPGCRLRRFKQATVRIEGVLASDEENTSEYSHPPSSQSSTLESNPDVQRVLRNIHHSQKRKGIHDGSDSSSQSETDEVSEITIASQPNNANVIRLKSNI, encoded by the exons atggATCGCGAAAACGTCTGTCGTTGGGACGCTGAAAAAAAAGCGATCTTCAGAATGATTCACGAAAAATTATCATCTCGGGAAGAAGCACTCTTCGTGCag ATAATAATGCGTACTCCTGCTGAAGCCGAGAAGATAGCCCAACCTGAGATGTTCAATCTCGAATCTCAGGAACCAGTCACTTCGTCCGAAGTGAACCAAGTCATCTTATCCACTTCTCATCCAGAGgcacatatatttacaaatag CATGCTATGCATTCAGGAAGAGTTAGGTCAACTAAGTGGAATCGCAGGAGGACCAATTATTAACGATACGCAAGTTCAAATACACaatagcaatcaaacgaattcGGACAGCAACAGTAATTGTAGCGAATTTGCAACAAAATGTACCTCAGGATCTGTTAGTTTAGACGCTCAAAGATCGAGCTGGGTGGAAGGAATATTAGGATGTATGCGACCCGTTTGGACTATGCTATCGAAGGCTGCtgtcaatgaaaaaattaaaggacATCAAA ccGATGATTGGGAAATACCGTTTGAATCCATTAGTGAACTTAAATGGTTGGGTTCTGGAGCTCAGGGAGCAGTTTTTAGCGGTAAATTGAACAAAGAGGTGGTAGCTGTTAAAAAAGTAAGGGAACCACGTGAGACTGATATACGGCATTTACGAAAATTAAATCATCCGAATATAGTACAATTTAA GGGAGTGTGTACTCAAGCACCGTGCTATTGCATAATTATGGAGTTTTGCCCATATGGACctttatacgatttattaagAGCTGGGGAACCAGTCCCACCTACCAGATTAGTGTCTTGGTCGAAACAAATTGCAGCAGGAATGGCTTATCTTCATTctcataaaattatacatagaGATCTCAAAAGTCCAAA TGTTCTAATAGGTCAAGGAGAAGTCGTGAAAATCAGTGATTTTGGTACTAGCAGAGAATGGAATGAAATTAGTACCAGAATGAGTTTTGCTGGAACCGTTGCATGGATGGCTCcagaaataattagaaatgaaCCTTGCTCAGAAAAAGTTGATATATGGTCTTACGGTGTCGTACTCTGGGAATTATTAAGCGGAGAAATACCTTACAAAGATGTTGATTCATCGGCTATTATTTGGGGTGTAGGAAACAACTCTCTTCATTTGCCCATTCCGGCGAGTTGTCCAGAAGGGTACAGATTACTTGTGAAACAGTGTTGGGCAGCTAAACCTCGTAACAGGCCTTCCTTCAAACATATTGAAATTCATCTTGGTATTGCAGCTGTGGAAGTGCTCTGTACAAAATctgatgaatattttaaatcacAA CAAtcttggaaaaaagaaataagggtTCATATGAAACAAATGCAATCAAATAGCTCCAGTAGTCCTCGATTCGAGGCCGATTTAATTAGACGAAGAGAAGATGAATTGAGGCATGCTCAGGATATAAGAGAACATTATGAACGTAAACTTGAACGTactaataatctttatttgGAATTAAGTGCTGTGTTATTGCAGCTGGAACAGCGTGAACGAGACGTAATAAA AAGAGAACAACAATCGGGATACAAACAATGTAAAAAACGTCTTGTACATCCGCTTTTGAAAGCACAGGAAAGATTATATCGTAGAAGAAATCCCACGATACAGTTTTCAACCTCCTCAACTCCCACTACGCCATCATCTCCTGTTGATTATCCGTTAAGCCCTGCTAAAGCAACCACTTTTACACAGTTGAACGAAGCGAATCAACCAGAGACTGTATTAgcatcgaataataataattttaagcaATGGAAATATAGACACCGAAGAGTTGGATCTGGTTGTGGTGTGAATTGTAGTCCAAGATCGAGTCCTCATCgtgagagaaag AGCAACGAAATAACGGCGAGGCTAGTCGATAATCAGACTCAAACAGATTTAACGGATATAAGTGGAAATGTCGTGAGTTCCATTAAAAACTCAATGAATTCTTCGATAACAGAAAAATCTTCGATAGATGGTATCGATGCGCGGTCTATGGCTGAACACTCTATAGAATATTTCAATGGGAATCCAATTTTGTCTGATACTCATTGTAAAATGCAGTCTAGTTCTTGTTCTAGTCCAGACCCTGAGCacgaaaataatacgaatggAAATGAACGATTGGCAGACTGCAGTGACGACGATAATCTTGAGACTCTCGGTAGAAAAGTGACGGAAATTATAAATGCTAATCGCCTTATTTCGCCTATGGATAATGGAAATTGTGACGAAGTAATAAAATCACACAg CAGGGGTAAGGATGAGCCTACGAAACTGCCAGCGAACTATTGTTCTGTCACGAGTACTTTAAATATATCACAAGAACAGTCTGAGAATAGAGTGAGGTCCTGTTCGGAATTTGTAAATACTCTGTGCGATCGTGAGGAGGATGATGCTTGCGAGGAAAGTTGGTCcgacgaagaaggagaagaccCAAATTATACTTATAGTTATTCTCTTAGACGTAGAAG TATTGCAAGAAGGCCAATTGGTCCAGGTTGTAGATTAAGAAGATTTAAACAAGCAACCGTTAGAATAGAAGGAGTATTGGCCTCTGATGAGGAGAATACTTCAGAATATTCACATCCTCCGTCCAGTCAATCCTCTACATTAGAAAGTAATCCTGACGTTCAAAGGGTCCTTCGCAATATTCATCATTCACAAAAG AGGAAAGGAATACATGATGGTTCGGATTCTTCAAGTCAGTCGGAAACGGATGAAGTCAGTGAGATTACTATTGCATCTCAACCAAACAATGCTAACGTAATAAGGttgaaaagtaatatatag
- the LOC127069350 gene encoding mitogen-activated protein kinase kinase kinase 13 isoform X2, with the protein MDRENVCRWDAEKKAIFRMIHEKLSSREEALFVQIIMRTPAEAEKIAQPEMFNLESQEPVTSSEVNQVILSTSHPEAHIFTNSMLCIQEELGQLSGIAGGPIINDTQVQIHNSNQTNSDSNSNCSEFATKCTSGSVSLDAQRSSWVEGILGCMRPVWTMLSKAAVNEKIKGHQTDDWEIPFESISELKWLGSGAQGAVFSGKLNKEVVAVKKVREPRETDIRHLRKLNHPNIVQFKGVCTQAPCYCIIMEFCPYGPLYDLLRAGEPVPPTRLVSWSKQIAAGMAYLHSHKIIHRDLKSPNVLIGQGEVVKISDFGTSREWNEISTRMSFAGTVAWMAPEIIRNEPCSEKVDIWSYGVVLWELLSGEIPYKDVDSSAIIWGVGNNSLHLPIPASCPEGYRLLVKQCWAAKPRNRPSFKHIEIHLGIAAVEVLCTKSDEYFKSQQSWKKEIRVHMKQMQSNSSSSPRFEADLIRRREDELRHAQDIREHYERKLERTNNLYLELSAVLLQLEQRERDVIKREQQSGYKQCKKRLVHPLLKAQERLYRRRNPTIQFSTSSTPTTPSSPVDYPLSPAKATTFTQLNEANQPETVLASNNNNFKQWKYRHRRVGSGCGVNCSPRSSPHRERKSNEITARLVDNQTQTDLTDISGNVVSSIKNSMNSSITEKSSIDGIDARSMAEHSIEYFNGNPILSDTHCKMQSSSCSSPDPEHENNTNGNERLADCSDDDNLETLGRKVTEIINANRLISPMDNGNCDEVIKSHRGKDEPTKLPANYCSVTSTLNISQEQSENRVRSCSEFVNTLCDREEDDACEESWSDEEGEDPNYTYSYSLRRRSIARRPIGPGCRLRRFKQATVRIEGVLASDEENTSEYSHPPSSQSSTLESNPDVQRVLRNIHHSQKRKGIHDGSDSSSQSETDEVSEITIASQPNNANVIRLKSNI; encoded by the exons atggATCGCGAAAACGTCTGTCGTTGGGACGCTGAAAAAAAAGCGATCTTCAGAATGATTCACGAAAAATTATCATCTCGGGAAGAAGCACTCTTCGTGCag ATAATAATGCGTACTCCTGCTGAAGCCGAGAAGATAGCCCAACCTGAGATGTTCAATCTCGAATCTCAGGAACCAGTCACTTCGTCCGAAGTGAACCAAGTCATCTTATCCACTTCTCATCCAGAGgcacatatatttacaaatag CATGCTATGCATTCAGGAAGAGTTAGGTCAACTAAGTGGAATCGCAGGAGGACCAATTATTAACGATACGCAAGTTCAAATACACaatagcaatcaaacgaattcGGACAGCAACAGTAATTGTAGCGAATTTGCAACAAAATGTACCTCAGGATCTGTTAGTTTAGACGCTCAAAGATCGAGCTGGGTGGAAGGAATATTAGGATGTATGCGACCCGTTTGGACTATGCTATCGAAGGCTGCtgtcaatgaaaaaattaaaggacATCAAA ccGATGATTGGGAAATACCGTTTGAATCCATTAGTGAACTTAAATGGTTGGGTTCTGGAGCTCAGGGAGCAGTTTTTAGCGGTAAATTGAACAAAGAGGTGGTAGCTGTTAAAAAAGTAAGGGAACCACGTGAGACTGATATACGGCATTTACGAAAATTAAATCATCCGAATATAGTACAATTTAA GGGAGTGTGTACTCAAGCACCGTGCTATTGCATAATTATGGAGTTTTGCCCATATGGACctttatacgatttattaagAGCTGGGGAACCAGTCCCACCTACCAGATTAGTGTCTTGGTCGAAACAAATTGCAGCAGGAATGGCTTATCTTCATTctcataaaattatacatagaGATCTCAAAAGTCCAAA TGTTCTAATAGGTCAAGGAGAAGTCGTGAAAATCAGTGATTTTGGTACTAGCAGAGAATGGAATGAAATTAGTACCAGAATGAGTTTTGCTGGAACCGTTGCATGGATGGCTCcagaaataattagaaatgaaCCTTGCTCAGAAAAAGTTGATATATGGTCTTACGGTGTCGTACTCTGGGAATTATTAAGCGGAGAAATACCTTACAAAGATGTTGATTCATCGGCTATTATTTGGGGTGTAGGAAACAACTCTCTTCATTTGCCCATTCCGGCGAGTTGTCCAGAAGGGTACAGATTACTTGTGAAACAGTGTTGGGCAGCTAAACCTCGTAACAGGCCTTCCTTCAAACATATTGAAATTCATCTTGGTATTGCAGCTGTGGAAGTGCTCTGTACAAAATctgatgaatattttaaatcacAA CAAtcttggaaaaaagaaataagggtTCATATGAAACAAATGCAATCAAATAGCTCCAGTAGTCCTCGATTCGAGGCCGATTTAATTAGACGAAGAGAAGATGAATTGAGGCATGCTCAGGATATAAGAGAACATTATGAACGTAAACTTGAACGTactaataatctttatttgGAATTAAGTGCTGTGTTATTGCAGCTGGAACAGCGTGAACGAGACGTAATAAA AAGAGAACAACAATCGGGATACAAACAATGTAAAAAACGTCTTGTACATCCGCTTTTGAAAGCACAGGAAAGATTATATCGTAGAAGAAATCCCACGATACAGTTTTCAACCTCCTCAACTCCCACTACGCCATCATCTCCTGTTGATTATCCGTTAAGCCCTGCTAAAGCAACCACTTTTACACAGTTGAACGAAGCGAATCAACCAGAGACTGTATTAgcatcgaataataataattttaagcaATGGAAATATAGACACCGAAGAGTTGGATCTGGTTGTGGTGTGAATTGTAGTCCAAGATCGAGTCCTCATCgtgagagaaag AGCAACGAAATAACGGCGAGGCTAGTCGATAATCAGACTCAAACAGATTTAACGGATATAAGTGGAAATGTCGTGAGTTCCATTAAAAACTCAATGAATTCTTCGATAACAGAAAAATCTTCGATAGATGGTATCGATGCGCGGTCTATGGCTGAACACTCTATAGAATATTTCAATGGGAATCCAATTTTGTCTGATACTCATTGTAAAATGCAGTCTAGTTCTTGTTCTAGTCCAGACCCTGAGCacgaaaataatacgaatggAAATGAACGATTGGCAGACTGCAGTGACGACGATAATCTTGAGACTCTCGGTAGAAAAGTGACGGAAATTATAAATGCTAATCGCCTTATTTCGCCTATGGATAATGGAAATTGTGACGAAGTAATAAAATCACACAg GGGTAAGGATGAGCCTACGAAACTGCCAGCGAACTATTGTTCTGTCACGAGTACTTTAAATATATCACAAGAACAGTCTGAGAATAGAGTGAGGTCCTGTTCGGAATTTGTAAATACTCTGTGCGATCGTGAGGAGGATGATGCTTGCGAGGAAAGTTGGTCcgacgaagaaggagaagaccCAAATTATACTTATAGTTATTCTCTTAGACGTAGAAG TATTGCAAGAAGGCCAATTGGTCCAGGTTGTAGATTAAGAAGATTTAAACAAGCAACCGTTAGAATAGAAGGAGTATTGGCCTCTGATGAGGAGAATACTTCAGAATATTCACATCCTCCGTCCAGTCAATCCTCTACATTAGAAAGTAATCCTGACGTTCAAAGGGTCCTTCGCAATATTCATCATTCACAAAAG AGGAAAGGAATACATGATGGTTCGGATTCTTCAAGTCAGTCGGAAACGGATGAAGTCAGTGAGATTACTATTGCATCTCAACCAAACAATGCTAACGTAATAAGGttgaaaagtaatatatag
- the LOC127069350 gene encoding mitogen-activated protein kinase kinase kinase 12 isoform X4, translating to MVLARFFSKKVQVQPDVVVAVDVPKNVDTKSMLCIQEELGQLSGIAGGPIINDTQVQIHNSNQTNSDSNSNCSEFATKCTSGSVSLDAQRSSWVEGILGCMRPVWTMLSKAAVNEKIKGHQTDDWEIPFESISELKWLGSGAQGAVFSGKLNKEVVAVKKVREPRETDIRHLRKLNHPNIVQFKGVCTQAPCYCIIMEFCPYGPLYDLLRAGEPVPPTRLVSWSKQIAAGMAYLHSHKIIHRDLKSPNVLIGQGEVVKISDFGTSREWNEISTRMSFAGTVAWMAPEIIRNEPCSEKVDIWSYGVVLWELLSGEIPYKDVDSSAIIWGVGNNSLHLPIPASCPEGYRLLVKQCWAAKPRNRPSFKHIEIHLGIAAVEVLCTKSDEYFKSQQSWKKEIRVHMKQMQSNSSSSPRFEADLIRRREDELRHAQDIREHYERKLERTNNLYLELSAVLLQLEQRERDVIKREQQSGYKQCKKRLVHPLLKAQERLYRRRNPTIQFSTSSTPTTPSSPVDYPLSPAKATTFTQLNEANQPETVLASNNNNFKQWKYRHRRVGSGCGVNCSPRSSPHRERKSNEITARLVDNQTQTDLTDISGNVVSSIKNSMNSSITEKSSIDGIDARSMAEHSIEYFNGNPILSDTHCKMQSSSCSSPDPEHENNTNGNERLADCSDDDNLETLGRKVTEIINANRLISPMDNGNCDEVIKSHSRGKDEPTKLPANYCSVTSTLNISQEQSENRVRSCSEFVNTLCDREEDDACEESWSDEEGEDPNYTYSYSLRRRSIARRPIGPGCRLRRFKQATVRIEGVLASDEENTSEYSHPPSSQSSTLESNPDVQRVLRNIHHSQKRKGIHDGSDSSSQSETDEVSEITIASQPNNANVIRLKSNI from the exons ATGGTTCTCGCGCGGTTTTTTTCCAAGAAAGTGCAAGTACAGCCTGATGTAGTCGTCGCCGTCGATGTACCAAAGAACGTTGATACAAAGAG CATGCTATGCATTCAGGAAGAGTTAGGTCAACTAAGTGGAATCGCAGGAGGACCAATTATTAACGATACGCAAGTTCAAATACACaatagcaatcaaacgaattcGGACAGCAACAGTAATTGTAGCGAATTTGCAACAAAATGTACCTCAGGATCTGTTAGTTTAGACGCTCAAAGATCGAGCTGGGTGGAAGGAATATTAGGATGTATGCGACCCGTTTGGACTATGCTATCGAAGGCTGCtgtcaatgaaaaaattaaaggacATCAAA ccGATGATTGGGAAATACCGTTTGAATCCATTAGTGAACTTAAATGGTTGGGTTCTGGAGCTCAGGGAGCAGTTTTTAGCGGTAAATTGAACAAAGAGGTGGTAGCTGTTAAAAAAGTAAGGGAACCACGTGAGACTGATATACGGCATTTACGAAAATTAAATCATCCGAATATAGTACAATTTAA GGGAGTGTGTACTCAAGCACCGTGCTATTGCATAATTATGGAGTTTTGCCCATATGGACctttatacgatttattaagAGCTGGGGAACCAGTCCCACCTACCAGATTAGTGTCTTGGTCGAAACAAATTGCAGCAGGAATGGCTTATCTTCATTctcataaaattatacatagaGATCTCAAAAGTCCAAA TGTTCTAATAGGTCAAGGAGAAGTCGTGAAAATCAGTGATTTTGGTACTAGCAGAGAATGGAATGAAATTAGTACCAGAATGAGTTTTGCTGGAACCGTTGCATGGATGGCTCcagaaataattagaaatgaaCCTTGCTCAGAAAAAGTTGATATATGGTCTTACGGTGTCGTACTCTGGGAATTATTAAGCGGAGAAATACCTTACAAAGATGTTGATTCATCGGCTATTATTTGGGGTGTAGGAAACAACTCTCTTCATTTGCCCATTCCGGCGAGTTGTCCAGAAGGGTACAGATTACTTGTGAAACAGTGTTGGGCAGCTAAACCTCGTAACAGGCCTTCCTTCAAACATATTGAAATTCATCTTGGTATTGCAGCTGTGGAAGTGCTCTGTACAAAATctgatgaatattttaaatcacAA CAAtcttggaaaaaagaaataagggtTCATATGAAACAAATGCAATCAAATAGCTCCAGTAGTCCTCGATTCGAGGCCGATTTAATTAGACGAAGAGAAGATGAATTGAGGCATGCTCAGGATATAAGAGAACATTATGAACGTAAACTTGAACGTactaataatctttatttgGAATTAAGTGCTGTGTTATTGCAGCTGGAACAGCGTGAACGAGACGTAATAAA AAGAGAACAACAATCGGGATACAAACAATGTAAAAAACGTCTTGTACATCCGCTTTTGAAAGCACAGGAAAGATTATATCGTAGAAGAAATCCCACGATACAGTTTTCAACCTCCTCAACTCCCACTACGCCATCATCTCCTGTTGATTATCCGTTAAGCCCTGCTAAAGCAACCACTTTTACACAGTTGAACGAAGCGAATCAACCAGAGACTGTATTAgcatcgaataataataattttaagcaATGGAAATATAGACACCGAAGAGTTGGATCTGGTTGTGGTGTGAATTGTAGTCCAAGATCGAGTCCTCATCgtgagagaaag AGCAACGAAATAACGGCGAGGCTAGTCGATAATCAGACTCAAACAGATTTAACGGATATAAGTGGAAATGTCGTGAGTTCCATTAAAAACTCAATGAATTCTTCGATAACAGAAAAATCTTCGATAGATGGTATCGATGCGCGGTCTATGGCTGAACACTCTATAGAATATTTCAATGGGAATCCAATTTTGTCTGATACTCATTGTAAAATGCAGTCTAGTTCTTGTTCTAGTCCAGACCCTGAGCacgaaaataatacgaatggAAATGAACGATTGGCAGACTGCAGTGACGACGATAATCTTGAGACTCTCGGTAGAAAAGTGACGGAAATTATAAATGCTAATCGCCTTATTTCGCCTATGGATAATGGAAATTGTGACGAAGTAATAAAATCACACAg CAGGGGTAAGGATGAGCCTACGAAACTGCCAGCGAACTATTGTTCTGTCACGAGTACTTTAAATATATCACAAGAACAGTCTGAGAATAGAGTGAGGTCCTGTTCGGAATTTGTAAATACTCTGTGCGATCGTGAGGAGGATGATGCTTGCGAGGAAAGTTGGTCcgacgaagaaggagaagaccCAAATTATACTTATAGTTATTCTCTTAGACGTAGAAG TATTGCAAGAAGGCCAATTGGTCCAGGTTGTAGATTAAGAAGATTTAAACAAGCAACCGTTAGAATAGAAGGAGTATTGGCCTCTGATGAGGAGAATACTTCAGAATATTCACATCCTCCGTCCAGTCAATCCTCTACATTAGAAAGTAATCCTGACGTTCAAAGGGTCCTTCGCAATATTCATCATTCACAAAAG AGGAAAGGAATACATGATGGTTCGGATTCTTCAAGTCAGTCGGAAACGGATGAAGTCAGTGAGATTACTATTGCATCTCAACCAAACAATGCTAACGTAATAAGGttgaaaagtaatatatag